In one window of Episyrphus balteatus chromosome 3, idEpiBalt1.1, whole genome shotgun sequence DNA:
- the LOC129917025 gene encoding ubiquitin-conjugating enzyme E2 J2-like, giving the protein MTNHNPTAISRMKKDYLRLQKDPIPYITAEPLPTNLLEWHYVVKGPENSPYQGGYYHGTILFPNEFPFKPPSIYILTPNGRFKTKKPLCLNITDYHPITWNPTWSVDTILTGLLSFMLEEIPTMGSMESSLYEKQQFAKKSLEFNLKNSQFCELFPQLCDEIKVQLEADKKCNNNEFVGRPEEDSTGDDFDLSENNKNSNLDSSSYCKWHSIYSYLTEILIYAIFALIVNYVIKNLD; this is encoded by the coding sequence atgacaaatcacAATCCAACAGCAATTTCACGCATGAAAAAGGACTATTTACGTTTGCAAAAAGATCCAATACCCTACATCACAGCTGAACCATTACCAACAAACTTACTCGAATGGCATTATGTTGTCAAAGGTCCTGAAAATTCACCCTATCAAGGTGGCTACTATCATGGTACGATTTTATTTCCAAATGAATTCCCATTCAAACCGCCTTCAATTTATATCCTTACACCAAATGGtcgatttaaaacaaaaaaaccactttGTTTGAATATAACCGATTACCATCCGATAACATGGAATCCAACATGGTCTGTTGACACAATACTAACTGGATTGTTAAGTTTTATGTTGGAAGAAATACCAACAATGGGTTCAATGGAAAGttcgttgtatgaaaaacaACAGTTTGCTAAGAAATCAttggaatttaatttgaaaaattcacaattttgtGAATTATTTCCACAATTGTGTGATGAAATTAAAGTACAATTGGAAGCTgataaaaagtgcaataataATGAATTCGTCGGTAGGCCTGAAGAAGACAGCACTGGTGACGATTTTGATTTAagcgaaaataacaaaaattctaATTTGGATAGTAGCAGCTATTGCAAATGGCATTCGATTTATTCTTATTTAACAGAAATTTTGATTTATGCAATTTTCGCATTGATTGTTAATTATGTGATTAAAAACTTAGATTAG